A genome region from Columba livia isolate bColLiv1 breed racing homer chromosome 2, bColLiv1.pat.W.v2, whole genome shotgun sequence includes the following:
- the LOC135578868 gene encoding feather keratin 4-like: MACYNACRSWGPTPLANSCNEPCSLQCQDSRVVIQPPAVLVTLPGPILTSHPQSTAVGSSSSAAVGNELSAQGVAINSGAFGYGNGYGFGGLGCFGGRRAGYIC; the protein is encoded by the coding sequence atggcCTGCTACAACGCCTGCCGCTCCTGGGGACccaccccgctggccaacagctgcaacgagccctgttccctgcagtgccaggactcccgcGTCGTCATCCAGCCTCCCGCCGTGCTGGTCACCCTGCCAGgacccatcctcacctcccacccccagagcaccgCCGTCGGATCCTCCTCATCGGCTGCCGTGGGCAACGAACTCAGTGCCCAGGGAGTTGCCATCAACTCCGGGGCCTTCGGCTACGGCAACGGCTATGGCTTTGgaggcctgggctgctttggcggCAGAAGGGCTGGATACATCTGCTAA